One genomic window of Trichomycterus rosablanca isolate fTriRos1 chromosome 1, fTriRos1.hap1, whole genome shotgun sequence includes the following:
- the rag2 gene encoding V(D)J recombination-activating protein 2 yields the protein MSLQHLTASNFAGLLQPGCSILNLEGDIYLFGQKGWPKRSCPTGIFGVRIKHGELKLRAISFSNNSSYLPPLRYPAVAHLTARSEHPECIVIHGGRTPNNELSSSLYILNVDSRGCNRKVTLRCQEKELVGELPGPRYGHTISVVHSRGKTACVLFGGRSYMPPSERTTENWNSVVDCPPQVYLIDLEFGCCSAHTLPELTDGQSFHLALARHDCVYILGGHIASTDCRPPRLFRLHVELLLGSPLLSCEILNDSLSITSAIVTPIGSHEYIILGGYQSDSQKRMQCTYVALDDVGIHMETREPPEWNSEISQSRTWFGGSLENGSALLSVPSGTNPAPPEGYYFYQVSFKLKEDGEEPTQTCSQESTDFEDSAPLEDSEELYFGREPHEMEDSSDGEGDTYNEEDEEDISQTGYWIKCCLTCQVDINTWEPFYSTELTRPAMIFCSRGEGGHWVHAQCMELSENLLLCLSQENTKYYCLDHGGLAMQEMTPPRKIMSLKRVPMKPMHRKAPITLKMTPAKKSFLRRLFD from the coding sequence ATGTCTCTTCAGCACCTGACTGCTTCAAACTTTGCAGGTCTTTTGCAGCCTGGATGCTCCATATTAAATCTGGAGGGTGATATTTATCTCTTTGGACAGAAAGGCTGGCCCAAACGATCCTGCCCAACTGGAATCTTTGGCGTACGCATTAAGCATGGAGAGCTCAAGCTCCGTGCCATCTCATTCTCCAATAATTCCAGCTATCTTCCACCGTTGCGTTATCCTGCGGTTGCTCATTTAACAGCTCGCAGTGAACACCCCGAGTGTATTGTCATTCACGGAGGCCGAACACCAAACAATGAACTGTCTTCAAGCCTGTACATTCTTAACGTTGACAGTCGAGGATGCAATCGGAAGGTTACGCTGAGATGTCAGGAGAAAGAATTGGTTGGAGAGCTGCCAGGACCTCGTTATGGCCACACCATTAGTGTAGTCCACAGCAGAGGGAAAACTGCATGTGTTCTCTTTGGCGGCAGGTCCTACATGCCACCTTCTGAGAGAACGACAGAAAACTGGAACAGCGTAGTGGACTGTCCACCCCAGGTGTACCTTATAGATCTGGAGTTTGGCTGCTGCTCAGCACACACCCTTCCTGAGCTCACAGATGGCCAGTCATTCCATCTGGCACTTGCACGACATGACTGTGTCTACATCCTGGGAGGCCACATTGCTTCGACTGACTGCCGACCACCCCGTCTATTCAGGCTACATGTGGAGCTTCTCTTAGGCAGTCCATTGCTCTCCTGTGAGATCCTCAATGATAGTCTGTCAATCACAAGTGCCATAGTAACACCCATTGGATCTCACGAGTACATCATCCTTGGTGGTTACCAGTCAGATTCCCAGAAGCGCATGCAATGCACTTATGTGGCACTGGATGATGTGGGTATACACATGGAGACCCGAGAGCCACCTGAGTGGAACAGTGAAATTAGTCAAAGTCGCACCTGGTTTGGTGGAAGCCTGGAAAATGGGAGCGCATTGCTATCTGTACCATCAGGAACAAATCCAGCACCACCAGAAGGTTATTACTTCTACCAGGTAAGCTTCAAGCTGAAAGAAGATGGAGAAGAACCAAcccagacatgcagtcaagagTCCACAGATTTTGAGGATTCAGCTCCTCTAGAGGATTCAGAAGAGCTATACTTTGGACGTGAACCCCATGAAATGGAGGACAGTAGTGACGGAGAGGGAGACACGTACAATGAGGAAGATGAGGAGGACATATCTCAGACTGGTTACTGGATCAAGTGCTGTCTCACCTGCCAGGTAGATATCAACACCTGGGAGCCCTTTTACTCAACTGAGTTGACCAGACCAGCCATGATCTTTTGTTCCAGAGGTGAAGGTGGACACTGGGTCCATGCTCAGTGTATGGAGCTCTCGGAGAATCTACTCTTATGCCTCTCTCAGGAAAACACCAAGTACTATTGCCTGGATCATGGTGGCCTTGCCATGCAGGAGATGACTCCACCGCGCAAGATAATGTCTTTGAAGAGGGTGCCAATGAAGCCAATGCACCGCAAAGCCCCCATCACACTGAAAATGACTCCAGCTAAAAAGAGCTTCCTCAGAAGACTGTTTGACTGA